The following are encoded together in the Malaya genurostris strain Urasoe2022 chromosome 3, Malgen_1.1, whole genome shotgun sequence genome:
- the LOC131434072 gene encoding uncharacterized protein LOC131434072 has product MAEEYIVWLLNIDSITFKNYDSNNKQFSARGKKELSIVPQKWVNSTSRGDVLMWPNEKTIAEQEILLRNENTEPKNSWHKSKCLVKRINIASFDEGVKITAEMSGDSSSDISVTSRKKKKCEMQKENFQAMLNLYPNVPFSSVISSSTKFVNTSFSKLPKKSQQFFWILHPHCRRKLQKIRLLHLKWHFQIKHTTNLTYYRYRDVLFRQTQQKMRWLRINISGDYADNRMICALDIIMTKQFQTECTWTGASRKGPKIPLMMYRQILKAFEEIGTSETELVTQQKLANFFMKKLKNANKRLKASGQRRSSRHIVPKKKNECFHDNCASKFSAEFIDHAQIADIDPSIHNQLESLSSLGLSIQNLMTSY; this is encoded by the exons ATGGCAGAAGAATACA TTGTTTGGCTATTGAACATAGATAGTATCACCTTCAAAAAttatgattctaataataaacaATTTAGTGCTAGAGGGAAGAAAGAACTTTCGATAGTCCCTCAAAAATGGGTTAATTCTACATCGAGAGGCGATGTTTTGATGTGGCCAAACGAAAAAACTATTGCTGAACAAGAAATACTGCTTCGAAACGAGAATACAGAGCCTAAGAATTCTTGGCACAAGTCAAAATGTCTTGTAAAACGTATCAATATTGCATCATTTGACGAAGGCGTTAAAATTACAGCGGAAATGTCTGGCGATTCTTCTTCGGACATCAGTGTGACTTCTCgtaaaaagaaaaaatgtgAAATGCAAAAGGAAAATTTCCAAGCGATGCTCAATCTGTATCCCAATGTTCCATTCTCATCAGTGATTTCAAGTTCTACAAAATTTGTAAACACTTCCTTCAGTAAGCTTCCAAAAAAATCgcaacagtttttttggatacTTCACCCACACTGTCGTCGGAAATTACAAAAGATAAGATTACTACATCTGAAATGGCACTTCCAAATCAAACATACAACAAACCTAACTTATTATCGTTACCGGGACGTACTCTTCCGTCAAACGCAGCAGAAG atgaggTGGCTTCGGATTAACATTAGTGGTGATTACGCAGATAATCGCATGATTTGTGCTCTTGATATCATTATGACGAAGCAGTTCCAAACTGAGTGCACTTGGACAGGCGCAAGTCGTAAGGGTCCAAAAATACCATTAATGATGTATCGACAAATACTAAAAGCTTTCGAAGAAATAGGTACTAGCGAAACCGAATTGGTAACTCAGCAGAAACTTGCAaactttttcatgaaaaaattgaaaaatgcaaacaaaagacTGAAAGCTTCTGGTCAACGGCGGAGTTCGCGTCACATTGTACCAAAGAAGAAAAATGAATGCTTTCACGATAATTGTGCATCTAAATTTTCCGCCGAATTCATAGACCATGCACAGATAGCAGATATCGATCCCAGTATCCATAATCAGTTAGAATCACTTAGCTCCTTAGGACTCTCCATCCAA AATCTAATGACGTCTTATTAG
- the LOC131437892 gene encoding kelch domain-containing protein 10 homolog, which translates to MKILLLLIYRFFGRILNILNKFFNASKLRHLREIVDAKAEYLEDMSSETTSSIAFDATKGYIFRPYEIKRIKYKSYIKNGRSRPYARSGHRIVCDDSNIYCFGGFNPNMTEVNDDDDDASCLFQELWKFDVIKREWHLIMGPNNDLPQELASNAMLLQGDTLVVYGGTGFPFGVNCSNKVYFCQPGRKPKTMTEIEIKGDIPPAQYGQAILYHDGFLYTIGGTDGFDYTCDVYRLNLLSKTWECVYICRQDIRDDPSGRYRHEIAFDNGKIYVLGGGTSDSAFSLATIPTYDIKQNVWTYTATKPDPKLPLPGVPSARKCYSCVQHKTEYGTEVVIAGGTDGRSYYKDIWKLNLNSFEWRLMQKSTLPYPLFFHDAASNNEGCMYIFGGIKFSFNNNVRTNVVYKMWTAIPKLSEISWEAILHYWSGLSKQSRQQLLEMGIPAKFVQRVHKI; encoded by the exons ATGAAAATTTTGCTTTTATTGATCTATAGATTTTTTGGTCGAAtattaaatattttgaataagttTTTCAACGCTTCCAAGTTGCGACACCTTCGTGAAATTGTGGATGCAAAGGCAGAGTATCTTGAGGACATGAGTAGTGAAACAACCTCGTCAATTGCATTTGATGCTACAAAAGGTTACATTTTCCGACCATACGAAATAAAGCGAATCAAATACAAAAGCTACATTAAAAACGGAAGGTCTAGACCATATGCTCGTAGTGGCCACAGGATTGTTTGCGACGattcaaatatttattgtttTGGTGGATTTAATCCGAATATGACAGAGGtcaacgatgatgatgatgatgcgtcTTGTCTGTTTCAAGAGCTGTGGAAGTTTGACGTAATAAAGAGAGAATGGCACTTAATCATGGGACCCAATAACGATCTGCCCCAAGAGCTGGCATCCAATGCGATGCTCTTACAGGGAGATACTTTGGTG GTTTATGGAGGAACTGGTTTTCCATTCGGTGTGAATTGTTCAAACAAGGTTTATTTCTGTCAACCAGGTAGGAAACCAAAAACAATGACAGAAATTGAAATTAAGGGTGATATCCCTCCAGCGCAATATGGACAGGCTATATTATATCATGATGGTTTCTTGTACACAATTGGCGGAACTGATGGCTTTGATTATACATGTGATGTATATAG ATTAAATTTATTGTCTAAAACATGGGAATGTGTATACATTTGTCGCCAAGATATTCGGGACGATCCTTCAGGCCGTTATAGACATGAAATTGCATTTGACAACGGAAAAATTTATGTACTCGGTGGTGGTACAAGTGATTCTGCATTCAGTTTAGCAACCATCCCCACATATGAcataaaacaaaatgtatgGACATACACAGCTACAAAACCGGATCCAAAATTACCACTCCCTGGTGTACCATCAGCACGGAAGTGTTACTCTTGTGTTCAACACAAAACAGAGTATGGCACGGAGGTAGTTATCGCTGGAGGCACCGACGGTCGCTCGTATTACAAGGATATTTGGAAACTCAATTTGAACTCCTTTGAATGGCGACTAATGCAGAAATCGACTCTACCTtatccgttgttttttcatgatGCTGCATCAAACAATGAGGGCTGTATGTATATCTTTGGAGGTATAAAATTTAGTTTCAACAATAACGTTCGAACCAATGTTGTGTATAAAATGTGGACAGCTATACCTAAGCTTAGTGAAATAAGTTGGGAAGCTATTTTACACTATTGGTCGGGTTTGTCAAAGCAGTCGAGGCAACAGCTGCTCGAAATGGGCATTCCGGCAAAATTTGTACAAAGGGTGCATAAAATCTAA
- the LOC131435587 gene encoding melanotransferrin isoform X1, producing the protein MLLFVKSALIILVTGLNVVSAQHNFDNVEFGQEVVWCVTSTPELYKCRNFTVALERDYALFDNYFLNVSCHFGFDQDECMKLIDEGKAHAMMLDAGEVYTGGRHYSLVPIMQEGYDGGFTQYHAVAVIKKNSLHDVTHLRHLKGKKACFAWVGSHAGWTIPIYTLQREGGMEITDCNNHVKTATDFFGPSCAVNALVDKYNPIGDNSDKLCSLCTGKVPGGKCTSKDPYAGFEGAFRCLLEAGDIAFLKHTTVDEMVGSDLIHGVTADQFELLCKDGTRQQLSEYRQCHWGLVQSHAMVVSSARTSAERRRYKKFFTQAVNLYSSKTKQVNGTLSKDGRFRNQNDRYSSNNRFGNERADDRFYNNNENNRFYTSSTTERYNEYDRYNDDRDQQNNETQFYEKFDLFESKRYGKQLNLMFQDNARYLAPIEENNQNFQNYLGSALDQIYGIRSCPVGRMTLCVTSDAEMEKCIKMRTALKAQLIKPEMLCLKAHSHVDCMRLVNSGQADVVVLDASDVYTGGLNYDLLPFMSEIYDLGQPEYYVVAVAKEEDPDTELTYLKGKYTCHSGINTAAGWVYPMAYLISNGWIRPYGCDSIRAAAEYFTKSCVPGAISNEYNTGVPYDNLCDLCRGVSFRYCRRDASEDYYGNSGAFRCLVEGGGHVAFVKHTTVLENTGGKRREWWARNTLPDDFELLCPDGTRAEINEYKKCNLGKVKANAIVTRGGRSYNATQLNAFINLFTYAQQFYGRRDVDEFSFSLFYSNPPYHDLIFSDATRELRLIPGNIRWYDAYLGSDFMRARRITDCHAGATSFNLNMFNVILFSLVLVFKTLSQNKICC; encoded by the exons ATGCTGCTGTTTGTGAAAAGTGCCTTAATTATTTTGGTTACTGGTTTAAATGTTG TTTCAGCACAACACAATTTCGATAATGTAGAGTTCGGACAGGAAGTAGTCTGGTGTGTCACAAGTACACCGGAGTTATACAAATGTCGGAATTTTACGGTTGCATTAGAACGCGATTATGCGTTATTCGACAATTACTTTCTTAATGTGTCCTGTCATTTCGGATTTGATCAGGATGAGTGCATGAAACTCATAGATGAAGGCAAGGCGCACGCAATGATGCTGGATGCTGGTGAGGTTTATACAGGAGGACGTCATTACTCATTAGTTCCAATCATGCAGGAAGGATACGACGGGGGCTTTACGCAGTATCATGCTGTCGCTGTGATAAAGAAAAATAGTCTACATGATGTTACTCATCTTCGACATTTAAAAGGAAAAAAGGCTTGCTTTGCCTGGGTTGGTAGCCATGCTGGTTGGACTATTCCGATTTATACC TTACAACGTGAGGGAGGCATGGAAATAACAGATTGCAACAATCACGTTAAGACAGCTACAGATTTTTTCGGACCGTCATGTGCTGTGAATGCTTTAGTTGATAAGTACAACCCGATCGGTGACAACTCTGACAA ATTGTGTTCATTGTGTACAGGGAAAGTACCGGGCGGAAAATGCACATCTAAAGATCCATATGCAGGATTTGAAGGAGCTTTCCGGTGTTTGTTGGAAGCAGGAGATATTGCGTTCTTAAAACATACGACGGTAGACGAAATGGTCGGAAGTGATTTAATCCATGGAGTAACTGCTGATCAGTTCGAGCTACTATGTAAAGATGGAACAAGGCAACAACTTTCAGAATACCGTCAGTGTCACTGGGGCTTAGTGCAGTCCCATGCCATGGTTGTTTCTTCAGCTAGAACAAGTGCGGAGCGTCGTCGGTATAAGAAATTCTTTACACAAGCAGTAAACTTGTACTCTTCGAAGACGAAGCAAGTGAATGGTACTCTAAGTAAGGATGGACGTTtcaggaatcaaaacgatcgataCAGCTCAAACAATCGGTTCGGAAATGAGCGAGCAGACGATCGTTTTTATAATAACAacgaaaataatcgattttacACCTCTTCTACGACTGAACGCTATAATGAGTACGATAGATATAATGATGATCGTGACCAACAGAACAATGAGACACAATTTTACGAAAAGTTTGATCTTTTCGAATCAAAACGATACGGAAAACAGCTTAACCTTATGTTTCAAGACAACGCTCGTTACTTGGCTCCAATCGAGGAGAATaatcaaaattttcagaattattTAGGCAGTGCTTTAGATCAAATATATGGTATTCGTTCATGTCCAGTTGGCCGAATGACATTATGTGTAACATCTGATGCCGAAATGGAGAAATGTATTAAAATGAGA ACTGCTTTAAAGGCACAGCTTATTAAACCAGAAATGCTCTGTTTGAAGGCACATTCCCATGTAGATTGCATGCGGCTTGTTAACTCAGGACAGGCAGATGTTGTAGTCCTAGATGCCAGTGATGTTTATACTGGTGGCTTAAATTATGATTTGCTTCCATTTATGTCAGAAATTTATGACTTGGGACAACCAGAGTATTATGTAGTAGCTGTAGCTAAAGAGGAAGACCCAGATACGGAGTTAACATATTTGAAAGGAAAATACACTTGTCATTCCGGTATCAACACCGCAGCCGGATGGGTGTATCCAATGGCATATCTTATTTCCAATGGATGGATACGTCCATACGGTTGTGATAGTATTCGTGCAGCAGCGGAATATTTTACTAAATCTTGTGTACCGGGAGCTATTAGTAATGAGTATAACACTGGAGTGCCTTATGACAACCTCTGTGATTTGTGCCGTGGTGTGAGTTTTCGTTATTGCCGTCGAGACGCTTCAGAAGATTACTACGGTAACAGTGGAGCCTTCCGATGTCTGGTGGAGGGAGGAGGTCATGTGGCTTTTGTTAAACACACAACTGTTTTGGAAAATACTGGTGGTAAACGACGGGAATGGTGGGCTAGAAACACTTTACCGGACGATTTTGAGTTGTTGTGTCCAGACGGAACCCGCGCTGAAATTAATGAATACAAAAAGTGTAACCTTGGGAAGGTTAAGGCGAATGCTATTGTGACACGAGGAGGACGTAGTTATAACGCAACACAGTTGAATGCATTCATCAATCTATTCACATATGCACAGCAGTTCTACGGTCGACGAGATGTAGATGAGTTTAG CTTTAGTTTGTTCTACTCGAATCCACCGTACCATGATCTAATATTCTCAGACGCTACTCGAGAGCTTCGCCTTATACCAGGAAACATTCGTTGGTACGACGCGTATCTTGGATCCGATTTTATGCGGGCTAGGCGTATCACAGATTGTCACGCAGGTGCGACCTCATTTAATTTAAATATGTTCAATGTGATTTTATTTTCACTAGTACTAGTGTTCAAAACATTGTCTCAGAACAAGATCTGTTGCTAA
- the LOC131435587 gene encoding melanotransferrin isoform X2 translates to MLLFVKSALIILVTGLNVVSAQHNFDNVEFGQEVVWCVTSTPELYKCRNFTVALERDYALFDNYFLNVSCHFGFDQDECMKLIDEGKAHAMMLDAGEVYTGGRHYSLVPIMQEGYDGGFTQYHAVAVIKKNSLHDVTHLRHLKGKKACFAWVGSHAGWTIPIYTLQREGGMEITDCNNHVKTATDFFGPSCAVNALVDKYNPIGDNSDKLCSLCTGKVPGGKCTSKDPYAGFEGAFRCLLEAGDIAFLKHTTVDEMVGSDLIHGVTADQFELLCKDGTRQQLSEYRQCHWGLVQSHAMVVSSARTSAERRRYKKFFTQAVNLYSSKTKQVNGTLSKDGRFRNQNDRYSSNNRFGNERADDRFYNNNENNRFYTSSTTERYNEYDRYNDDRDQQNNETQFYEKFDLFESKRYGKQLNLMFQDNARYLAPIEENNQNFQNYLGSALDQIYGIRSCPVGRMTLCVTSDAEMEKCIKMRTALKAQLIKPEMLCLKAHSHVDCMRLVNSGQADVVVLDASDVYTGGLNYDLLPFMSEIYDLGQPEYYVVAVAKEEDPDTELTYLKGKYTCHSGINTAAGWVYPMAYLISNGWIRPYGCDSIRAAAEYFTKSCVPGAISNEYNTGVPYDNLCDLCRGVSFRYCRRDASEDYYGNSGAFRCLVEGGGHVAFVKHTTVLENTGGKRREWWARNTLPDDFELLCPDGTRAEINEYKKCNLGKVKANAIVTRGGRSYNATQLNAFINLFTYAQQFYGRRDVDEFSFSLFYSNPPYHDLIFSDATRELRLIPGNIRWYDAYLGSDFMRARRITDCHAAKY, encoded by the exons ATGCTGCTGTTTGTGAAAAGTGCCTTAATTATTTTGGTTACTGGTTTAAATGTTG TTTCAGCACAACACAATTTCGATAATGTAGAGTTCGGACAGGAAGTAGTCTGGTGTGTCACAAGTACACCGGAGTTATACAAATGTCGGAATTTTACGGTTGCATTAGAACGCGATTATGCGTTATTCGACAATTACTTTCTTAATGTGTCCTGTCATTTCGGATTTGATCAGGATGAGTGCATGAAACTCATAGATGAAGGCAAGGCGCACGCAATGATGCTGGATGCTGGTGAGGTTTATACAGGAGGACGTCATTACTCATTAGTTCCAATCATGCAGGAAGGATACGACGGGGGCTTTACGCAGTATCATGCTGTCGCTGTGATAAAGAAAAATAGTCTACATGATGTTACTCATCTTCGACATTTAAAAGGAAAAAAGGCTTGCTTTGCCTGGGTTGGTAGCCATGCTGGTTGGACTATTCCGATTTATACC TTACAACGTGAGGGAGGCATGGAAATAACAGATTGCAACAATCACGTTAAGACAGCTACAGATTTTTTCGGACCGTCATGTGCTGTGAATGCTTTAGTTGATAAGTACAACCCGATCGGTGACAACTCTGACAA ATTGTGTTCATTGTGTACAGGGAAAGTACCGGGCGGAAAATGCACATCTAAAGATCCATATGCAGGATTTGAAGGAGCTTTCCGGTGTTTGTTGGAAGCAGGAGATATTGCGTTCTTAAAACATACGACGGTAGACGAAATGGTCGGAAGTGATTTAATCCATGGAGTAACTGCTGATCAGTTCGAGCTACTATGTAAAGATGGAACAAGGCAACAACTTTCAGAATACCGTCAGTGTCACTGGGGCTTAGTGCAGTCCCATGCCATGGTTGTTTCTTCAGCTAGAACAAGTGCGGAGCGTCGTCGGTATAAGAAATTCTTTACACAAGCAGTAAACTTGTACTCTTCGAAGACGAAGCAAGTGAATGGTACTCTAAGTAAGGATGGACGTTtcaggaatcaaaacgatcgataCAGCTCAAACAATCGGTTCGGAAATGAGCGAGCAGACGATCGTTTTTATAATAACAacgaaaataatcgattttacACCTCTTCTACGACTGAACGCTATAATGAGTACGATAGATATAATGATGATCGTGACCAACAGAACAATGAGACACAATTTTACGAAAAGTTTGATCTTTTCGAATCAAAACGATACGGAAAACAGCTTAACCTTATGTTTCAAGACAACGCTCGTTACTTGGCTCCAATCGAGGAGAATaatcaaaattttcagaattattTAGGCAGTGCTTTAGATCAAATATATGGTATTCGTTCATGTCCAGTTGGCCGAATGACATTATGTGTAACATCTGATGCCGAAATGGAGAAATGTATTAAAATGAGA ACTGCTTTAAAGGCACAGCTTATTAAACCAGAAATGCTCTGTTTGAAGGCACATTCCCATGTAGATTGCATGCGGCTTGTTAACTCAGGACAGGCAGATGTTGTAGTCCTAGATGCCAGTGATGTTTATACTGGTGGCTTAAATTATGATTTGCTTCCATTTATGTCAGAAATTTATGACTTGGGACAACCAGAGTATTATGTAGTAGCTGTAGCTAAAGAGGAAGACCCAGATACGGAGTTAACATATTTGAAAGGAAAATACACTTGTCATTCCGGTATCAACACCGCAGCCGGATGGGTGTATCCAATGGCATATCTTATTTCCAATGGATGGATACGTCCATACGGTTGTGATAGTATTCGTGCAGCAGCGGAATATTTTACTAAATCTTGTGTACCGGGAGCTATTAGTAATGAGTATAACACTGGAGTGCCTTATGACAACCTCTGTGATTTGTGCCGTGGTGTGAGTTTTCGTTATTGCCGTCGAGACGCTTCAGAAGATTACTACGGTAACAGTGGAGCCTTCCGATGTCTGGTGGAGGGAGGAGGTCATGTGGCTTTTGTTAAACACACAACTGTTTTGGAAAATACTGGTGGTAAACGACGGGAATGGTGGGCTAGAAACACTTTACCGGACGATTTTGAGTTGTTGTGTCCAGACGGAACCCGCGCTGAAATTAATGAATACAAAAAGTGTAACCTTGGGAAGGTTAAGGCGAATGCTATTGTGACACGAGGAGGACGTAGTTATAACGCAACACAGTTGAATGCATTCATCAATCTATTCACATATGCACAGCAGTTCTACGGTCGACGAGATGTAGATGAGTTTAG CTTTAGTTTGTTCTACTCGAATCCACCGTACCATGATCTAATATTCTCAGACGCTACTCGAGAGCTTCGCCTTATACCAGGAAACATTCGTTGGTACGACGCGTATCTTGGATCCGATTTTATGCGGGCTAGGCGTATCACAGATTGTCACGCAG CGAAATACTAA